A section of the Ictalurus punctatus breed USDA103 chromosome 8, Coco_2.0, whole genome shotgun sequence genome encodes:
- the LOC108268514 gene encoding histone-lysine N-methyltransferase PRDM9 has protein sequence MQTDVCSTSDGRTSSSVGHVASVDQQNREPWKKPLKEEETDEDEDEDYFYGGTCSSVKDAEDHQNAEFQILIKEEEPEHDDILYCEDCRSFFINKCEVHGPALFIPDIAVPLGVADRARQTLPPGLEIRKSSIPDAGLGVFNNSDTIPVGAHFGPYQGDTVDREEAMNSSYSWVIHKSEQSEKYIDATSELHSNWMRYVNCARNDEEQNLVAFQYRGGILYRCCRPIGPGHELLLWYEEEFAKDLHSFTFNYIWSRKCSVNGTNTILQVFSCSSCPLSYTSKSYLHKHIKRCHHEEYVRLLKSGEIKYESLVASKSSSQSAAVCVDGLDADSPRMQTQKAPLQCSECGKNFIQRKHLKVHQRVHTGEKPYQCSQCGKTFTQRSSLQLHQRLHTRENLCQCSQCGKSFTQQIHLQAHQRIHTGEKPYQCSQCGKSFSEKGSLRRHQNIHTGEKPYHCLQCGKSFSELGTLTRHQRIHTGEKPYQCSHCGKSFSERGNLRTHQRIHTEEKLYHCAQCGKSFTHQSTLQQHQRIHTGEKPYCCTVCGKSFTQHGSFQKHQRIHTGDKPYYCSVCGKHFTQQGNFQKHQRIHT, from the exons ATGCAGACGGACGTGTGCAGCACTTCTGATGGAAGAACATCGAGCTCGGTGGGACACGTCGCCTCTGTGGACCAACAGAACAGAGAACCCTGGAAGAAACCTCTGAAAGAGGAAGAAACtgatgaagatgaggatgaagatTACTTCT ATGGAGGAACTTGCAGCTCTGTGAAAGACGCAGAAGATCATCAGAACGCAGAATTCCAGATACttataaaagaagaagaacctGAACATGACGACATTCTCT ACTGTGAGGACTGCAGATCTTTCTTCATCAACAAGTGCGAGGTTCACGGTCCGGCTCTCTTCATCCCGGACATCGCGGTTCCACTGGGGGTCGCTGACCGGGCCAGACAAACCCTTCCTCCCGGTCTGGAGATCCGGAAGTCCAGTATTCCCGACGCAGGCCTGGGAGTGTTCAACAACAGCGACACTATTCCAGTCGGCGCTCACTTCGGGCCCTACCAGGGAGACACGGTGGACCGAGAGGAAGCCATGAACAGCTCCTACTCCTGGGTG ATACATAAGAGCGAGCAGAGTGAAAAATACATTGATGCCACGTCAGAGCTGCATTCTAACTGGATGAG GTACGTGAATTGCGCCCGTAATGATGAAGAGCAGAATCTGGTGGCGTTTCAGTATCGAGGTGGGATTCTGTACCGCTGCTGTCGACCCATCGGACCTGGACACGAGTTGTTGCTGTGGTACGAAGAGGAGTTCGCTAAAGATCTCCACAGCTTCACCTTCAACTACATCTGGAGCAGAAAGTGCTCCGTAAACG GAACGAACACCATCCTTCAGGTTTTCTCCTGCTCCTCATGTCCACTTTCCTATACATCCAAAAGTTATCTCCACAAACACATCAAGAGATGCCACCACGAGGAATACGTCCGACTCCTGAAATCAGGAGAGATTAAATACGAGAGTCTGGTGGCCTCGAAGAGCTCCAGTCAGTCCGCCGCGGTGTGCGTGGACGGTCTCGATGCCGACTCTCCTCGCATGCAGACGCAGAAAGCTCCTCTCCAGTGCTCGGAATGCGGGAAGAATTTCATCCAGCGTAAACATCTGAAAGTGCACCAGCGTGTTCACACGGGCgagaagccgtatcagtgctcGCAGTGCGGGAAGACTTTCACGCAGCGGAGCAGTCTCCAGCTCCACCAGCGCCTTCACACGCGAGAGAACCTGTGTCAGTGCTCGCAGTGCGGGAAGAGCTTCACTCAGCAGATCCATCTCCAGGCACACCAGCGCAtccacacgggagagaagccgtatcagtgctcGCAGTGCGGGAAGAGTTTTAGCGAGAAAGGGAGTCTCCGACGACACCAGAACATCCACACCGGCGAGAAGCCGTACCACTGCTTGCAGTGCGGGAAGAGTTTCAGCGAGTTAGGAACTCTCACgcgacaccagcgcattcacacgggagagaaacCCTATCAGTGCTCACACTGCGGGAAGAGTTTCAGTGAAAGAGGAAACCTCCGAACACACCAGCGTATCCACACGGAGGAGAAGCTGTATCACTGcgcacagtgtgggaagagttttactcacCAGAGCACTCTCCAGCagcaccagcgcattcacaccggAGAGAAACCCTACTGCTGCACCGTGTGCGGGAAAAGCTTTACCCAGCACGGCAGCTTCCAaaaacaccagcgcattcacaccggAGATAAACCCTACTACTGCTCCGTGTGCGGGAAACACTTCACCCAGCAGGGCAACTTCCAGAagcaccagcgcattcacacgtGA